A single region of the Cronobacter condimenti 1330 genome encodes:
- a CDS encoding FadR/GntR family transcriptional regulator, producing MSLLAHQQAAQKNLSYVLAEKLAQRILKGDVKPGEILPGEMELGEEFGVSRTAVREAVKTLTAKGLVLPRPRIGTRVLPQSQWNFLDKELLTWWMGIEAFPTVVNHFLVMRHSLEPQACALAALNGTDVQKQQLKTTLEEMHALQASFNRERWIDVDMAYHEQIYEMSGNPFMSAFASLFRSIYYNYFTSITHNQVIKLDFHQAIADAILASRSEEAYRACQALLHAPASQEK from the coding sequence ATGTCGTTACTGGCGCATCAACAGGCCGCCCAAAAGAACCTTTCTTATGTGCTTGCCGAAAAACTGGCACAACGCATCCTTAAAGGAGACGTGAAGCCAGGCGAGATTTTACCAGGCGAAATGGAGCTGGGAGAAGAGTTCGGCGTCAGCCGCACGGCAGTAAGAGAAGCCGTTAAAACGCTTACAGCGAAAGGGCTGGTTCTGCCCCGCCCGCGCATCGGTACACGAGTACTACCGCAAAGCCAGTGGAACTTCCTTGATAAAGAATTGCTGACCTGGTGGATGGGTATTGAGGCATTCCCGACGGTAGTGAACCATTTCCTTGTCATGCGCCATAGTCTTGAACCTCAGGCGTGCGCGCTGGCTGCGCTTAATGGCACTGATGTACAGAAGCAGCAACTGAAAACCACGCTGGAAGAAATGCACGCGTTGCAGGCTTCTTTTAACCGCGAGCGCTGGATAGACGTCGATATGGCCTATCACGAGCAGATTTACGAAATGAGCGGAAACCCTTTCATGAGCGCTTTCGCCAGTCTGTTCCGCTCCATCTATTACAATTATTTCACGTCGATAACACACAATCAGGTTATCAAGCTCGACTTTCATCAGGCGATTGCGGACGCCATCCTGGCATCCAGGAGCGAAGAGGCGTACCGCGCCTGCCAGGCGCTATTACACGCACCCGCATCGCAAGAAAAATAA
- the mdtD gene encoding multidrug transporter subunit MdtD, with protein sequence MTKKARSMAGLPWIAAMAFFMQALDATILNTALPAIAQSLNRSPLAMQSAIISYTLTVAMLIPVSGWLADRFGTRRVFMTAVTLFTLGSLACAASSSLGELVLFRIIQGIGGAMMMPVARLALLRAYPRSELLPVLNFVTMPGLVGPILGPLLGGVLVTWASWHWIFLINIPIGLAGLLYARKYMPNFTTPRRRFDMPGFFLFGLSLVLFSSGMELFGERIVATWIALSVIVGGLLLMMVYILHARRHSAPLISLSLFNTRTFSVGIAGNIASRLGTGCVPFLMPLMLQVGFGYPAFIAGCMMAPTAVGSIIAKSGVTQVLRWFGYRKTLVGVTVFIGLMIAQFSLQSADNQVWLLILPLFVLGLAMSTQFTAMNTITLADLTDESASGGNSMLAVTQQLSISLGVAVSAAVLRFYEGFDNANTVEQFHYTFITMGVITVVSSLVFMLLRPKDGRNLIKERHQA encoded by the coding sequence ATGACTAAAAAAGCGCGCAGTATGGCGGGCCTGCCGTGGATAGCGGCCATGGCCTTTTTTATGCAGGCACTGGATGCGACCATTCTTAACACCGCGTTGCCAGCCATCGCGCAAAGCCTCAACCGTTCACCGCTGGCGATGCAATCCGCCATTATTAGTTACACCCTGACGGTCGCGATGTTAATACCGGTCAGTGGCTGGCTGGCAGATCGTTTCGGTACCCGTCGCGTCTTTATGACTGCCGTCACCCTCTTTACGTTAGGTTCACTCGCCTGTGCCGCATCCAGTTCGCTTGGCGAGCTCGTCCTCTTTCGTATCATTCAGGGTATCGGCGGTGCCATGATGATGCCGGTCGCGCGCCTTGCGCTTCTGCGCGCTTATCCGCGCAGCGAACTTTTGCCGGTGTTGAACTTCGTCACCATGCCAGGCCTGGTCGGCCCGATTCTCGGCCCTCTGCTTGGTGGCGTGCTGGTCACCTGGGCGAGTTGGCACTGGATCTTCCTGATTAACATTCCTATTGGTCTCGCCGGTCTGCTGTATGCCCGTAAATACATGCCGAACTTCACCACGCCGCGTCGACGTTTCGATATGCCGGGTTTCTTTCTGTTTGGTCTGAGTCTGGTGCTTTTTTCAAGCGGCATGGAGCTTTTCGGCGAACGGATCGTTGCAACGTGGATAGCACTCAGCGTTATTGTCGGCGGCTTATTACTGATGATGGTCTACATTCTGCACGCCCGCCGACACAGCGCGCCGCTGATTTCACTTTCTCTCTTTAATACACGCACCTTTTCCGTCGGCATCGCCGGGAATATTGCGTCTCGTCTTGGTACCGGCTGCGTGCCTTTTCTGATGCCGCTGATGCTTCAGGTTGGTTTTGGCTACCCTGCATTTATCGCCGGCTGCATGATGGCGCCAACGGCGGTAGGTTCGATCATTGCGAAATCGGGCGTCACTCAGGTGTTGCGCTGGTTTGGTTATCGCAAGACGCTGGTCGGCGTCACCGTGTTTATCGGGCTGATGATTGCGCAATTCTCGCTGCAGTCGGCAGATAACCAGGTATGGTTGCTTATCTTGCCGCTTTTCGTGTTAGGTCTCGCGATGTCTACACAGTTCACCGCGATGAATACCATCACGCTTGCCGATCTCACCGACGAAAGCGCCAGCGGCGGCAACAGTATGCTGGCGGTCACACAGCAATTATCGATAAGCCTCGGGGTTGCGGTCAGTGCGGCGGTGCTGCGCTTCTATGAAGGGTTTGATAACGCCAATACCGTGGAACAGTTCCACTACACCTTTATCACAATGGGTGTCATCACCGTGGTGTCGTCGCTGGTCTTTATGCTGCTGCGCCCTAAAGATGGGCGGAATCTTATTAAAGAGCGTCACCAGGCTTAA
- the rbsR gene encoding ribose operon transcriptional repressor RbsR — MATMKDVARLAGVSTSTVSHVINKDRFVSEAIRARVEEAIRTLNYAPSALARSLKLNQTRTIGMLITASSNPFYSELVRGVERSCFERGYSLVLCNTEGDEQRMNRNLETLLQKRVDGLLLLCTETHQPSPAIMTRYPAIPTVMMDWSPFDGDSDVIQDNSLLGGDIATTHLIDKGYTRIACVTGPLDKTPARQRLEGYRTAMRRAGLPVPEGYEVTGDFEFAGGLRAMQSLLDLPEPPQAVFMGNDAMAVGAYQALYQAGLRIPQDIALVGYDDIELASYMTPPLTTIHQPKDELGELAIDVLIHRMAQPELQQQRLQLTPVLMARGSA, encoded by the coding sequence GTGGCGACAATGAAAGATGTCGCCCGCCTTGCGGGTGTCTCCACCTCAACTGTCTCGCACGTTATTAACAAAGACCGCTTTGTGAGCGAGGCGATCCGTGCGCGGGTGGAAGAGGCCATCAGAACACTGAATTATGCGCCGTCCGCGCTGGCGCGCAGCCTGAAACTGAATCAAACCCGCACAATCGGCATGCTGATCACCGCAAGCTCTAACCCTTTTTACTCTGAACTGGTGCGCGGCGTGGAGCGAAGCTGCTTCGAGCGCGGCTACAGCCTGGTGTTATGCAACACCGAAGGCGACGAACAGCGAATGAACCGCAATCTGGAGACGCTGCTGCAAAAACGCGTCGACGGGTTGCTGCTGCTCTGCACAGAGACACATCAGCCTTCCCCCGCCATTATGACGCGCTACCCGGCGATCCCGACTGTCATGATGGACTGGTCGCCCTTCGACGGCGACAGTGATGTGATTCAGGATAACTCGCTGCTGGGCGGCGATATTGCGACAACGCATCTGATCGACAAAGGCTATACGCGTATCGCCTGTGTGACCGGGCCACTGGACAAAACACCGGCACGCCAGCGTCTGGAAGGATATCGCACTGCGATGCGGCGTGCGGGTTTGCCAGTCCCGGAAGGCTACGAGGTGACCGGTGATTTTGAATTCGCAGGCGGCCTGCGTGCGATGCAGTCGCTACTGGATCTGCCCGAACCGCCGCAGGCGGTTTTTATGGGTAACGATGCGATGGCGGTCGGCGCTTATCAGGCGCTCTACCAGGCCGGGCTGCGCATCCCACAGGATATTGCGCTGGTGGGTTACGACGATATCGAGCTTGCCAGTTACATGACGCCGCCGCTGACGACCATTCATCAGCCCAAAGACGAACTGGGCGAACTGGCTATCGACGTGTTGATTCATCGCATGGCGCAGCCGGAACTCCAGCAACAACGTCTGCAGTTGACGCCAGTCCTTATGGCACGCGGCTCCGCTTAA
- the rbsK gene encoding ribokinase produces the protein MKSAGNLVVLGSINADHILNLEAFPAPGETVTGRQYQVAFGGKGANQAVAAGRSGADIAFIACVGEDDIGERIRQQLSRDNIDVTPVSAVAGESTGVALIFVNGEGENVIGIHAGANAALTSARVEQQRERIANARALLMQLESPVESVLTAARIAREHQTTVILNPAPARALSDELLALVDIITPNETEAEKLTGVKVTSDDSAAQAAAVLHQKGIETVIITLGSRGVWLSVKGEGQRVPGFSVKAVDTIAAGDTFNGALVTALLEGTPMLKAIRFAHAAAAIAVTRPGAQPSVPWRDEIDAFIQQQG, from the coding sequence ATGAAAAGCGCTGGCAATCTCGTCGTCCTCGGCAGCATCAATGCCGATCATATCCTTAACCTCGAAGCCTTCCCCGCACCGGGCGAGACCGTCACTGGCCGCCAGTATCAGGTCGCGTTTGGCGGAAAAGGCGCAAACCAGGCCGTCGCGGCCGGGCGCAGCGGCGCGGATATCGCGTTTATCGCCTGCGTGGGCGAGGATGATATCGGCGAGCGTATCCGCCAGCAGCTGTCCCGCGATAATATCGATGTTACGCCTGTCAGCGCAGTGGCTGGCGAATCGACCGGCGTGGCGCTTATCTTCGTCAATGGTGAAGGCGAGAACGTCATCGGCATTCATGCAGGTGCAAACGCGGCGCTAACGTCGGCGCGCGTTGAACAGCAGCGCGAGCGCATCGCGAATGCTCGCGCATTATTAATGCAGCTGGAGTCGCCCGTTGAAAGCGTGCTGACGGCGGCGCGTATCGCACGTGAGCATCAGACGACCGTTATTCTTAACCCGGCGCCTGCTCGTGCGCTCTCTGATGAGTTGCTGGCGCTGGTGGATATTATTACGCCGAATGAAACCGAGGCAGAAAAGCTGACCGGCGTGAAAGTCACGAGTGATGACAGCGCCGCGCAGGCGGCCGCCGTACTGCACCAGAAAGGCATTGAAACAGTCATCATTACGCTCGGCAGCCGTGGCGTCTGGTTGAGCGTTAAAGGCGAAGGGCAACGCGTGCCAGGCTTTAGCGTGAAGGCTGTCGACACTATCGCCGCAGGCGACACATTTAATGGCGCGCTGGTTACCGCGCTGCTGGAGGGCACGCCGATGCTCAAGGCTATCCGCTTCGCTCATGCCGCTGCTGCGATTGCAGTAACGCGCCCTGGTGCGCAACCTTCCGTCCCGTGGCGCGATGAGATCGACGCCTTTATACAACAGCAGGGGTAG
- the rbsB gene encoding ribose ABC transporter substrate-binding protein RbsB — MNMKKLATLVSAVALSATVSANAMAKDTIALVVSTLNNPFFVSLKDGAQKEAEKLGYELVVLDSQNNPAKELANVQDLTVRGAKLVLINPTDSDAVGNAVKMANQAKIPVITLDRMAAKGEVVSHIASDNIAGGKIAGDYIAKKAGDGAKVIELQGIAGTSAARERGEGFKQAVDSHKLNVLASQPADFDRTKGLNVMQNLLTAHPDVKAVFAQNDEMALGALRALQTAGKTDVMVVGFDGTADGVKAVQDGKMSATVAQQPEQIGVIGVQTADKVLKGEKVRARIPVDLKLVIE, encoded by the coding sequence ATGAATATGAAAAAGCTGGCTACACTGGTTTCCGCCGTGGCGTTAAGCGCGACCGTCAGCGCGAACGCAATGGCGAAAGACACTATCGCTCTGGTCGTTTCAACGCTGAACAACCCGTTCTTTGTGTCGCTGAAAGATGGCGCGCAGAAAGAAGCGGAAAAACTGGGTTACGAGCTGGTTGTACTGGATTCCCAGAACAACCCGGCAAAAGAGCTGGCGAACGTGCAGGACCTGACCGTTCGCGGCGCCAAACTGGTGCTGATTAACCCAACCGATTCCGATGCGGTAGGTAACGCCGTGAAGATGGCAAACCAGGCGAAAATTCCGGTGATCACGCTGGACCGTATGGCAGCGAAGGGCGAGGTGGTCAGCCATATCGCTTCTGACAACATCGCAGGCGGCAAAATTGCCGGTGACTACATCGCTAAGAAAGCAGGCGATGGCGCGAAAGTTATTGAGCTGCAGGGTATCGCAGGGACTTCCGCAGCGCGTGAGCGTGGCGAAGGCTTTAAACAAGCGGTGGATTCTCACAAGCTGAACGTCCTGGCCAGCCAACCGGCAGATTTCGACCGCACCAAAGGTCTTAACGTCATGCAGAACCTGCTGACCGCACATCCTGATGTAAAAGCTGTTTTCGCACAGAACGACGAAATGGCGCTGGGCGCTCTGCGCGCGCTGCAAACAGCCGGTAAAACCGACGTTATGGTTGTGGGCTTCGACGGCACTGCGGACGGCGTTAAAGCCGTTCAGGATGGTAAAATGAGCGCGACCGTGGCGCAGCAGCCTGAGCAAATCGGCGTTATTGGCGTCCAGACTGCAGATAAAGTACTGAAAGGCGAGAAAGTTCGCGCCCGTATCCCGGTCGACCTGAAGCTGGTTATCGAATAA
- the rbsC gene encoding ribose ABC transporter permease, with protein MTTQTVATRRFFTKAWLMEQKSLIALLVLIAIVSTLSPNFFTVNNLLNILQQTSVNAIMAVGMTLVILTSGIDLSVGSLLALTGAVAASLVGIEVNALVAVAAALALGAAIGAVTGAIVAKGRVQAFIATLVMMLLLRGVTLEYTNGSPVSTGFNDNGDLFGWFGIGRPLGIPTPVWIMALVFLVTWYVLHHTRLGRYIYALGGNEAATRLSGISVNKIKIIVYSLSGLLASLAGVIEVARLSSAQPLAGVGYELDAIAAVVLGGTSLAGGKGRIVGTLIGALILGFLNNSLNLLGVSPYYQMIVKAVVILLAVLVDNKKQ; from the coding sequence ATGACTACCCAGACCGTTGCGACTCGTCGCTTTTTTACAAAAGCGTGGCTGATGGAGCAAAAGTCGCTGATAGCCCTGCTGGTGCTGATTGCGATTGTCTCCACTCTGAGCCCCAATTTCTTTACCGTTAATAACCTGCTTAATATTCTCCAGCAGACCTCGGTGAACGCCATTATGGCGGTGGGGATGACGCTGGTGATTTTAACCTCCGGGATCGATCTGTCCGTCGGTTCCTTGCTGGCGCTCACCGGGGCGGTCGCCGCCTCGCTCGTCGGTATTGAGGTCAACGCGCTGGTGGCGGTAGCGGCCGCCCTCGCGCTTGGTGCCGCTATCGGTGCGGTGACCGGCGCGATTGTCGCGAAAGGCCGCGTCCAGGCGTTTATCGCAACGCTGGTCATGATGCTGCTGCTGCGCGGTGTGACGCTTGAATACACCAACGGTAGTCCTGTCAGTACCGGTTTTAACGATAACGGCGATCTCTTTGGCTGGTTCGGCATTGGCCGACCGCTGGGCATCCCGACGCCTGTATGGATTATGGCGCTGGTGTTCCTGGTGACCTGGTATGTGCTGCACCACACGCGTCTGGGCCGCTATATTTATGCACTGGGCGGTAACGAAGCGGCGACACGCCTTTCAGGTATCAGCGTTAACAAAATCAAAATTATCGTTTATTCGCTGTCGGGCCTGCTGGCCTCACTGGCGGGTGTGATTGAAGTAGCGCGTCTTTCCTCCGCTCAGCCGCTGGCAGGCGTGGGTTATGAACTGGATGCTATCGCCGCGGTAGTGCTTGGCGGTACCAGTCTTGCAGGTGGTAAAGGTCGCATTGTTGGGACGCTGATCGGCGCGCTGATCCTCGGTTTCCTGAATAATAGTCTGAATCTTTTAGGTGTTTCTCCCTATTACCAGATGATCGTCAAAGCAGTGGTCATTTTGCTGGCGGTACTGGTGGATAACAAAAAGCAGTAA
- the rbsA gene encoding ribose ABC transporter ATP-binding protein RbsA, with translation MEPLLQLKGIDKSFPGVKALSGATLNVYAGRVMALVGENGAGKSTLMKVLTGIYTRDAGSLVWLGQETAFSGPKASQEAGIGIIHQELNLIPQLSIAENIFLGREFVSRFGKIDWKKMYAEADKLLAKLNLRFNSRRLVGDLSIGDQQMVEIAKVLSFESRVIIMDEPTDALTDTETDSLFRAIRELKAQGCGIVYISHRMKEIFEICDDVTVMRDGQFIAEREVSSLTEETLIEMMVGRKLEDQYPHLDKASGEVRLKVDNLSGPGVDGVSFTLRQGEILGVSGLMGAGRTELMKVLYGALPRSGGSVTLDNRDVVTRSPQDGLANGIVYISEDRKRDGLVLGMSVKENMSLTALRYFSRAGGSLKHHDEQQAVGDFIRLFNVKTPSMDQAIGLLSGGNQQKVAIARGLMTRPKVLILDEPTRGVDVGAKKEIYQLINQFKAEGLSIILVSSEMPEVLGMSDRIMVMHEGHLGGEFTREQATQELLMAAAVGKLNRVTQE, from the coding sequence ATGGAACCCTTACTCCAGCTCAAAGGCATTGATAAATCCTTCCCCGGCGTCAAGGCGCTCTCGGGCGCGACGCTGAACGTTTATGCCGGACGCGTGATGGCGCTGGTGGGCGAAAACGGTGCCGGTAAATCCACGCTGATGAAAGTACTGACCGGCATTTATACCCGCGACGCCGGGTCACTGGTCTGGCTCGGTCAGGAGACCGCATTCAGCGGCCCGAAAGCCTCGCAGGAAGCCGGCATCGGTATCATTCATCAGGAACTGAACCTGATCCCCCAGCTTTCCATTGCGGAAAACATCTTTCTGGGCCGCGAGTTTGTCAGCCGTTTCGGCAAAATCGACTGGAAAAAGATGTACGCCGAGGCGGACAAACTGCTGGCGAAGCTTAATCTGCGCTTTAACAGCCGTCGGCTGGTGGGCGATCTGTCGATTGGCGATCAGCAAATGGTGGAGATAGCCAAAGTCCTGAGCTTTGAATCGCGGGTCATCATTATGGATGAACCGACCGACGCGCTGACGGATACCGAGACAGATTCTCTTTTCCGCGCCATTCGCGAACTGAAAGCGCAGGGGTGCGGCATCGTCTATATCTCTCATCGCATGAAAGAGATTTTTGAGATCTGCGATGACGTGACGGTGATGCGTGACGGCCAGTTTATCGCCGAGCGTGAGGTCAGCTCGCTGACGGAAGAGACGCTTATCGAAATGATGGTCGGCCGTAAGCTTGAAGATCAGTATCCGCATCTCGACAAAGCGTCAGGTGAAGTTCGCCTCAAGGTCGATAATCTTAGCGGGCCGGGCGTTGACGGCGTGAGCTTTACGCTGCGTCAGGGCGAAATTCTGGGTGTGTCCGGGCTAATGGGCGCCGGGCGTACCGAACTGATGAAAGTATTGTACGGCGCGCTGCCCCGTAGTGGCGGCAGCGTTACGCTGGATAACCGCGACGTGGTGACGCGCTCGCCGCAGGACGGCCTGGCGAATGGCATCGTCTATATCTCCGAAGACCGTAAACGTGACGGCCTGGTGCTCGGCATGTCGGTGAAAGAGAACATGTCGCTGACCGCGCTGCGTTATTTCAGTCGCGCCGGCGGCAGCCTGAAACATCACGATGAGCAGCAGGCAGTGGGCGATTTTATTCGTCTCTTCAATGTTAAAACGCCTTCTATGGATCAGGCTATTGGCCTGCTTTCCGGCGGTAACCAGCAGAAAGTGGCGATTGCCCGCGGATTAATGACTCGCCCTAAAGTGCTCATTCTTGATGAGCCAACCCGTGGCGTTGACGTTGGCGCGAAAAAAGAGATTTATCAGCTCATTAACCAGTTCAAAGCCGAAGGGCTGAGCATCATTCTGGTCTCGTCAGAGATGCCGGAAGTGCTGGGGATGAGCGATCGCATCATGGTGATGCATGAAGGGCATCTCGGCGGTGAATTCACACGCGAGCAGGCCACCCAGGAACTGCTGATGGCGGCGGCTGTCGGCAAGCTCAATCGCGTGACCCAGGAGTAA
- the rbsD gene encoding D-ribose pyranase, with protein MKKGTVLHSGISSVISRLGHTDTVVVCDAGLPIPSTTQRIDLALTQGVPGFLQIVDVVTREMQVEAAILAEEIKQHNPTLHETLLGQIEQLQQHQGNTITVHYVTHEQFKQKTADSQAVIRSGECSPYANIILCAGVTF; from the coding sequence ATGAAAAAAGGCACCGTTCTTCATTCCGGCATTTCCTCTGTCATCTCGCGTCTTGGCCATACCGACACGGTTGTGGTGTGCGACGCCGGGCTGCCAATCCCGTCAACCACTCAACGTATCGATCTTGCGCTCACCCAGGGTGTGCCGGGGTTCTTACAAATTGTGGATGTCGTGACACGTGAAATGCAGGTCGAAGCGGCGATCCTTGCAGAAGAGATTAAACAGCATAATCCGACGCTCCACGAAACGTTGCTCGGTCAGATCGAGCAGCTGCAGCAACACCAGGGAAATACCATCACTGTTCACTATGTGACACATGAACAGTTCAAACAAAAAACCGCAGACAGTCAGGCGGTCATTCGCAGCGGGGAATGTTCCCCGTATGCGAATATCATTCTCTGCGCTGGCGTCACATTCTGA
- the kup gene encoding low affinity potassium transporter Kup — protein MSTENKQSLPAITLAAIGVVYGDIGTSPLYTLRECLSGQFGFGVERDAVFGFLSLIFWLLVFVVSFKYLTFVMRADNAGEGGILTLMSLAGRNTSARMTSVLVILGLIGGSFFYGEVVITPAISVMSAIEGLEIAAPSLDPYIVPLSIIVLTLLFVIQKHGTGMVGKLFAPIMLVWFLILAVLGARGIMNNPEVLQALNPVWAVHFFLEYKAISFAALGAVVLSITGVEALYADMGHFGKLPIRLAWFSVVLPSLVLNYFGQGALLLKTPEAIKNPFFLLAPDWALIPMLILATLATVIASQAVISGVFSLTRQAVRLGYLSPMRIIHTSEMESGQIYIPVVNWMLYFAVVIVIVSFEHSSNLAAAYGIAVTGTMVLTSILFSTAARKNWHWNRILVGLMVVAFLCVDVPLFSANLEKLFSGGWLPLSLGLVMFIIMTTWKSERFRLLRRMHEHGNSLDAMITSLEKSPPVRVPGTAVYMSRALNVIPFALLHNLKHNKVLHERVILLTLRTEDAPYVHNVKRVQLEQLSPTFWRVVASYGWRETPNVEEVFHRCGLEGLSCRMMETSFFMSHESLIIGDKRPWYLRLRGKLFLLLQRNALRAPDQFEIPPNRVIELGTQVEI, from the coding sequence ATGAGCACTGAGAATAAACAATCGTTGCCAGCCATTACGCTTGCAGCTATCGGGGTGGTGTATGGCGATATCGGCACCAGTCCGCTTTATACATTACGAGAGTGTCTTTCCGGGCAATTTGGTTTTGGCGTGGAGCGGGACGCCGTTTTCGGTTTCCTTTCTTTAATTTTTTGGCTGTTGGTTTTTGTTGTTTCTTTTAAATATCTGACTTTCGTTATGCGTGCAGATAACGCTGGCGAAGGCGGTATTCTGACGCTGATGTCGCTCGCGGGTCGCAATACCTCGGCGCGTATGACGTCAGTGCTGGTGATCCTGGGTCTCATTGGCGGTAGCTTCTTTTATGGCGAAGTCGTCATTACCCCGGCGATTTCGGTGATGTCGGCGATAGAGGGGCTTGAAATCGCCGCACCTTCGCTGGATCCGTATATTGTTCCGCTATCGATTATCGTCCTGACGCTGCTGTTTGTTATTCAGAAACACGGCACCGGCATGGTAGGGAAGCTCTTCGCGCCGATTATGTTGGTCTGGTTTTTGATTCTGGCGGTACTGGGCGCGCGCGGCATTATGAACAACCCGGAAGTGCTACAGGCGCTGAACCCGGTTTGGGCGGTACATTTCTTCCTTGAATATAAAGCCATCTCGTTTGCCGCGCTTGGGGCTGTTGTGCTCTCGATTACGGGTGTTGAAGCGCTGTATGCCGATATGGGGCACTTCGGGAAGTTGCCGATTCGTCTGGCGTGGTTCTCCGTGGTGCTGCCGTCGCTGGTGCTGAATTATTTCGGGCAGGGCGCGCTGCTGCTGAAAACGCCGGAGGCGATTAAAAACCCGTTCTTCCTGCTGGCACCGGACTGGGCGTTGATTCCCATGCTGATCCTGGCGACGCTCGCGACGGTCATCGCCTCGCAGGCAGTGATTTCGGGCGTTTTCTCCCTGACGCGTCAGGCCGTTCGTCTGGGGTATCTCTCGCCGATGCGCATCATTCATACCTCTGAAATGGAGTCGGGCCAGATCTACATTCCGGTGGTGAACTGGATGCTCTATTTCGCGGTGGTGATTGTCATCGTGAGCTTTGAGCATTCCAGTAATCTCGCAGCAGCTTACGGCATCGCGGTGACGGGGACGATGGTGTTGACCTCGATTCTCTTCAGCACTGCGGCGCGTAAAAACTGGCACTGGAATCGCATTCTGGTGGGCCTGATGGTCGTGGCGTTTCTGTGCGTCGATGTGCCGTTGTTCTCGGCGAACCTGGAGAAACTCTTCTCCGGCGGCTGGCTGCCGTTGAGCCTGGGCCTGGTGATGTTCATTATCATGACCACCTGGAAAAGCGAGCGTTTCCGTCTTTTGCGCCGGATGCACGAGCATGGCAATTCGCTGGATGCGATGATTACTTCTCTTGAGAAATCACCGCCGGTACGTGTGCCGGGCACAGCGGTATATATGTCCCGCGCGCTAAACGTTATTCCGTTTGCGTTGCTGCATAACCTCAAACACAACAAGGTGCTCCATGAGCGCGTTATTCTGCTGACGCTGCGTACCGAAGATGCGCCTTACGTCCATAACGTAAAACGCGTTCAGCTCGAACAGCTTTCGCCGACATTCTGGCGCGTAGTGGCAAGCTACGGCTGGCGCGAAACGCCAAACGTCGAAGAAGTGTTTCACCGCTGCGGGCTTGAAGGCTTAAGTTGTCGGATGATGGAAACCTCTTTCTTTATGTCCCATGAGTCGCTCATCATCGGCGATAAACGGCCCTGGTATTTACGCCTGCGCGGCAAGCTATTCCTGTTGTTGCAGCGCAACGCGCTCCGGGCGCCGGATCAGTTTGAGATCCCACCTAACCGCGTCATTGAGCTGGGCACACAGGTTGAGATTTAA